The genomic DNA acacacacacacacacacacacacacacacacacacacacacacacacacacacacacacacacacacacacacacacacacacacacaatagagtTCTGAGTTCTGATTTTAGcacgatttatttattttaaagaaCATTTCATGTCTAGTTGGTCTTaggaataaaaaataaacaacataTTTGTTAATTTCCATCAATTTCTTTCTGAGTTACAGCCCTTCTCCCTCTTGAAAATGTACATTTAAAACATTAAATGGATTCATTATATGAAACATGCATGTACTCTAAACCTAAAGGTAATATGGTCATGGCAGTATTTATGATATTCTACTCCAGTGGCTCTGCCCCCCAAACTCTGAGAGAAAATTCAAGTTTTCATCATCAAGATAAGTTACATACAGGTGTAGGATTTCATTTGAGCCAGtcttctacagcaggaaaataatcctgcagcaacaggaaatgtggattataattaatgataatttttgtaggggttgacacatttttcgtaagggaaaatcaagtatgaaatttcaaagtggaaattatgaacttcagaagcctttttgaaacctcaaatacactacatgtttAAAATTGGCTGCATTGCAGGAAAATTCTCCTTCAACAGGGTGATCagattaagatcttacatctgtactaTATTTCTCTGTGTCAtgaaatacatacagtacatagaaGACATTAAGAGATTGTCGCTGGTGGAAGTCATTGTTGGACTTGTCAGGAGGAGTAAAGTGCCACAGTCCCAGTCTCTTGTCTCGGTCTTATCATCATgtctattgatgatgatgatgatgtcccATTTCCTTGATTGACACGGTAGCTTGTGAAAGTCACGCCTCTTGTCTTGTCTTAACATCTCAGCATCCGTTCTCAGGTACGATCCTGCATTTGAGGATCTTCAGGTAGTTCTGGACCTTGTTGGAGTCCCGTCTGAAGCAGTAGAGTAGGTCGTGGTCGCTCATGGCCTGGGATTCTCCGCTGGTGTCTGACGAGGGGTCCAAGGCCTCAGGGGAGGACAGGCCACTCAGGGAGTTACTGATCATCCCCAGGTGCTGcatctgagagagagggacacagacagtggATTGTCAGAGACAAGGAATTTTACTTTCTGTACATATTGCATTatgaggtgtgtctgtgtgtgtgtgtgtgtgccttctcTCGTGAGCTATCACATGCCAACCCAGTAGCAGAGTGAGGATTGTCTAGTGACATCCTGGTTGGCATCTGCATTCGTCACTGACTCAGTGATGGTGTCAACATCAGTCTACACAATGTCACTATGGATCAAGCTGCTATAGGACTCTTTTCACTGTAGTATGCTCAAGGCTAACTCTGTCTTATTTGCTTTAAtttgctttctctctcccccactatCTATATCTttctttaattctctctctcacactcactcactgtcacTATAGTATGTATGCTCAAGGCTAACTCTGCCTTAtttgtatcctctctctctctctctgtctctgtctctctctctgtctctctgtttttctccccCCATCTCTGTGATTCATTTAGTGACATACACACTTCGTCATCTGTgagacatttcacattataacTCTTCCATAAAGCCATAGGTAATATTCAACGTAATCATCAAACAACAAATAGTAATGATGGATTTAAGTGATGATTATTTTCTAGAATTGAGCTGCAGTCAATAGAAATGTTTATGTAGaaggatctgccccttttttcaattttagcctaaaatgacatactgccggtagctcaggccctgaagcaaggacattcatattcttgataccatttgaaaggaaacactttgaagtttgtggaaatgtgaaatgaatgtaggataatataacacattagatctggtaaaagataatactaagacaaaaacatgcgtttttttgtatttatttctaccatcatctttgaaatgcaagagaaatgccATAATGAATTTTTCCAGTCCAGGCGCTATTTACATGTtgcccactagatggcagcagtgtttaTGCAAAGTTTTAGAgtaatccaatgaaccattgcctgtatcaagactgcccaaatgtgcttaattggtttattaataacttttcaagttcataactgtgcactctcctcaaacaataggatggtattatttcactgtaataactactgtaaattggacagagcagttagattaacaggaatttaagctttctgccaatatcagatatgtctatgtcctgcgAAATGTTCTTGATACTTACAACGTCATgataatcgcattagcctatgctagctcaaccgtcccaaACCCTATCAGCCACCTTCTCCCCATCTTCCTCTTACCCTATCAGCCACCTTATCCCCCCATCTTCCTCTTACCCTATCAGCCACCTTCTCCCCCATCTTCCTCTTACCCTATCAGCCACCTTCTCCCCCATCTTCCTCTTACCCTATCAGCCACCATCTCCCCCCATCTTCCTCTTACCCTATCAGCCaccttctccctccatctttctcttacCCTATCAGCCACCATCTCCCCCCATCTTCCTCTTACCCTATCAGCCACCATCTCCCCCCATCTTCCTCTTACCCTATCAGCCaccttctccctccatctttctcttacCCTATCAGCCaccttctccctccatctttctcttacCCTATCAGCCACCTTCTCCCCCATCTTCCTCTTACCCTATCAGCCACCTTCTCCTGCTGTCTTCCTCTTACCCTATCAGCCACCTTCTCCCCCCGTCTTCCTCTTACCCTATCAGCCACATTCTCCCCCCCCGTCTTCCTCTTACCCTATCAGCCACAATCTCCCCCCGTCTTCCTCTTACCCTATCAGCCACCTTCTCCCCCCGTCTTCCTCTTACCCTATCAGCCACCTTCTCCCCCCGTCTTCCTATTACCCTATCAGCCACCTTCTCCTGCTGTCTTCCTCTCACCCTATCAGCCACCTTCTCCCCCGTCTTCCTCTCACCCTATCAGCCACGTTCTCCCCCATCTTCCTCTTACCCTATCAGCCACCTTCTCGACTCCCTTGCGGAGCTCGTGCACCATGTAGCTCATCTCCAGTGCTTTGTTGGAGCTGAAGTTGTTGAAGTCATCCTGGTGAACCATGTTCTGGTGGAACTGCCACAGAGGATCCTTCCATGCTACCAACAGCTTCAGAATCacctctgttaactcttctctctgaggagagagagagagagtagaattgTATGTTCTTGTTGAGTTGGTTATTGAGTGTTgaaagagagaagacagacacaAGCAAAGACATAGAAGCAGTCTACATCTGGAGACAGACATGGGTACTACAGGAAGCAGAGAGGGGTAATACGATCAGGGAACAGACACTGTTATTACAGGAAGCAGAGAGGGGTAGTACCATCAGGGAACAGACAAGGTTATTACAGGAAGCAGAGAGGGGTAGTACCATCAGGGAACAGACAAGGTTATTACAGGAACAGAGAGTAGTACCATCAGGGAACAGACAAGGTTATTACAGGAAGCAGAGAGGGGTAGTACCATCAGGGAACAGACAAGGTTATTACAGGAAGCAGAGAGGGGTAGTACTATGGTAAACAATAGTTGATTAAACAGAGTTGTAAGACTCACAGCCAGTCTCTGCGCGTTCTCTTTGCCATTAGGGGTTAGTATGGTGGCTGTATGGCAGTGGCGGTTTATCCTGCCAATATGATTTCTGCTTGGCAGAACATATTGCTCCTGAAGGAGGGAAGAAGAAAGGAGCGAAAGAGGAATTGAGTTGACAGGGAAAACGTAGGTAGAAAGTAAAAGGTCAGAGAGTCAAAGGAGCTGCATCTCTGAAGAGCAAAGCCTTCGAAAGCAAAGAAACAAAAAGCTTGTAGAacctttaaagggatagttcacccaaatgatAAAATTACAATAGACTGCTGTCTTACCTTGGCAATAGACTGCTGTCTTATATTGGCAATAGACTGCTGTCTTACCTTGACAATAGACCGCTGTCTTaccttgtgtcacgtcctgaccagcagagggagcaattgtagtagttttggtcaggacgtggcagagattgTTATGTTACATGTGAGTTGggtgttggactcccaattgaaggcaggtgtgttgagttgcctttgattgggagtcctatatagtagtgtgtgtttttccttgtggttgtgggtaattgtttctgtttagtgtgtttcacctgacaggactgtttggatgtcagttttcttgttttgtaaattgtatagtgttcgttctttattaaatgatgatgaacactaactctgctgcattttggtccacttcctcagacagcccttacacctTGACAATAGACTGCTGTCTTACCTTGGCAATAGACTGCTGTCTTACCTTGgcaatagactgcttacagggtaaggaaaccaatatgttattttggcatttgggtgaactatcactTTAAACATGCAATTTCCTATTACTAAATTGAAACCAGTAAAAAAAGGGTGCTGGAAGAAATGGCAGAGGTTTTACGGAGCCCAACCAATTGTGTTATTATGTGTTTtctcgcgttatttgtaacttattttgtacataatgtttctgcaaccgtatcttacggcagaaaagagcttctggatatcaggacagcgatcactcacctcggattagacaaagattttttcttcaacaagcaagacgcacaggacattctccaaacatcCGATAGGgccgacatccccgttatttgcaagaggaagaaacGCAGGTACAGGGGACACCGAGCGGGATGCCTCGTGGGGAcccgcagaaggcgagtgggaaagctgccgttaccgtcaatattactcgccaacgtgcaatcattggacaataattTAGACGacgtacgatcacgaatatcctaccaactggacatcaaaaactgtaatgtcctatgtttcacagaatcgtggctgaatgacgacatggatattcagctagcgggatacacgctgcactggcaagatagaacagcacactccggtaagacggggggtggggggcggtctgtgcatatttgtaaacaacagctggtgcacgaaatctgaggaagtctctagattttgctcacctgaagtagagtatattgtgataaattgcaggccacactacttgcctagagagtatTCAGATAttcttttcgtggctgtttatttaccaccacagacagatgctggcactaagaccgcactcagtcagctgtataaggaaataagaaaacaggaaaccactcacccagaggcggcgcgcctagtggccggagactttaatgcagggaaacttaaatcagttctaccaaatctctatcaacatgttaaatgtgcaaccagagggaaaaaaattctagatcacctgtactccacacacagagacgcgtacaaagctctccctcgccctccatttggtaaatccgaccacaactctatcctcctgattcctgcttacaagcaaaaattaaagcaggaagcaccagtgacttggtctataaaaaagtggtcagatgaagcagaagctaagctacaggactgttttgctagcacagactggaacatgttctgggattcttccgatggaattgaggagtacacaacatcagtcactggctttatcaataagtgcatcgaggacgtcgtccccacagtgactgtacgtacataccccaaccagaagccatggattacaggcaacattcacacagagctaaagggcagagctgccgctttcaaggtgcaggactctaacccggaagcttacaagaaatcctactatgccctgcgatgaaccatcaaacaggcaaagcgtcaatacagggctaagattgaatcatgctACACTGACTCcgatgctcgtcttatgtggcagggcttgcaaactattacagattacaaagggaagcacagccgcgagctgcccagtgacacaagcctaccaggcgAGCTAAATGCCTGCTATGCTCGTTTCGAGGTAAGCAACATTGAGGTATGCATGAGAGCATTAGCtgctccggacgactgtgtgatcatgctctccgtagctgacttgagtaagacctttaaacaggtcaacatacacaaggctgcggggccagacggattaccaggacgtgtgctctgggcatgtgctgaccaactggcaggtgtcttcactgacattttcaacatgtccctgatagTGGGTTCTGtcgttagtgacagagacatacagagagagagagaaagagactaggactgtgtcattagtgacagacataaagagagagagagaaagagactaggactgtgtcattagtgacagacatacagagagagagagaaagagactaggactgtgtcattagtgacagagacatacagagagagagagaaagagactaggactgtgtcattagtgacagagacatacagagagagagagagaaagagactaggactgtgtcattagtgacagagacatacagagagagagagaggactaggactgtgtcattagtgacagagacatacagagagagagagagaaagagactaggactgtgtcattagtgacagagacatacagagagagagagagaagagactaggactgtgtcattagtgacagagacatacagagagagagagaaagagactaggactgtgtcattagtgacagagacatacagagagagagagaaagagactaggactgtgtcattagtgacagagacatacagagagagagagagaaagagactaggactgtgtcattactgacagagacatacaagagagagagagaaagagactaggactgtgtcattagtgacagagacatacagagagagagagaaagagactaggactgtgtcattagtgacagagacatacagagagagagagagaaagagactaggactgtgtcattagtgacagagacatacagagagagagagagaaagagactaggactgtgtcattagtgacagagacatacagagagagagagaaagagactaggactgtgtcattagtgacagagacatacagagagagagagaaagagactaggactgtgtcattagtgacagagacatacagagagagagagaaagagactaggactgtgtcattagtgacagagacatacagagagagagagagaaagagactaggactgtgtcattagtgacagagacatacagagagagagagaaagagactaggactgtgtcattagtgacagagacatacagagagagagagaaagagactaggactgtgtcattagtgacagagacatacagagagagagagagaagagactaggactg from Salmo salar chromosome ssa07, Ssal_v3.1, whole genome shotgun sequence includes the following:
- the LOC106593855 gene encoding prolactin isoform X2, with amino-acid sequence MSRNNIKQVWALLLVLVCVELCGSGRASAAPICVHGQAGCHFLSLADLFDRVIQHSARMHSISSDLHSEFEQYVLPSRNHIGRINRHCHTATILTPNGKENAQRLAREELTEVILKLLVAWKDPLWQFHQNMVHQDDFNNFSSNKALEMSYMVHELRKGVEKVADRMQHLGMISNSLSGLSSPEALDPSSDTSGESQAMSDHDLLYCFRRDSNKVQNYLKILKCRIVPENGC
- the LOC106593855 gene encoding prolactin isoform X1, with translation MSRNNIKQVWALLLVLVCVELCGSGRASAAPICVHGQAGCHFLSLADLFDRVIQHSARMHSISSDLHSEFREELTEVILKLLVAWKDPLWQFHQNMVHQDDFNNFSSNKALEMSYMVHELRKGVEKVADRMQHLGMISNSLSGLSSPEALDPSSDTSGESQAMSDHDLLYCFRRDSNKVQNYLKILKCRIVPENGC